The bacterium genomic interval CCAAAATCAGCACCAATGAAACTACCCGCGAGACATGCCTCCGCATGTGCACTCTTTTTACCCAACATTACGCGGTAGTAGTTCTTCATTGTTGCCTCATATTAATCTGATTTTTCCAGTTAGAAGGTTTTGCATCATGCCTTGTTTCAAGGACTTATATTTTGCAACCTGCTGTACAAGAGCGTTGATTTCTTGCGTCATAGATTGAATTGCCGAAGCAATTGCAACTTGTTCCTGATACTCAGGATAAGGAACAACTAGTTCTTTTACGTCACGACTATTAATTGCAGGGTAGTTCGAACCAGATAGCAATAAATTTATCTGGCGATTCAATGAATCAGCAAAGAAATGTTGGAAAATATAGGGGGCATGAGTGCCCGTCTCGTCGCACCTAAGAACGGAAAAACCTGTCGAACAAATAGTATTTTGAACCTCACCATCGACATAGTAATGCGACATAAGATTCGGGCGTACGGTAGCAATGAGGATGTCATTCCTGCGTACAATACGACGAGCACGAGAAGGTGCAGTTTTAAATTCATGGTCTTGTAATGAGAGAAGAATTCCCCGATCGATTGCCTCCAGTGAAATATATTTGAATTTATAGGAGCTGGGTGTTTTGCTTTGTAAATTTTCAGGATCAACTTGAACGAGATCCCCAATAGACCGCTCGTCCCATTTTCCACTAAACCCAGGCAATCGCCTCTTCCCAGTAAGCAACTCCTGCATCGCACCTTGTTTGATGTTGCGTTTCTTT includes:
- a CDS encoding restriction endonuclease subunit S; protein product: MGVAEKFPSGSHQETEIGLIPHDWVIRCIGDVCEINGRIGFRGYTVSDIVREGEGAITISPSNIKDGQMDFAGCTYLSWFKYEESPEIKVNNGDILLVKTGSTFGKTAIVRNLPQRATVNPQVVVLKKFKISGDFLGYMMGFGIIQKQIASFIVGGAIPTLSQQAVANFKLPVPQNVSEQQSIATALSDTDALISSLEKLIEKKRNIKQGAMQELLTGKRRLPGFSGKWDERSIGDLVQVDPENLQSKTPSSYKFKYISLEAIDRGILLSLQDHEFKTAPSRARRIVRRNDILIATVRPNLMSHYYVDGEVQNTICSTGFSVLRCDETGTHAPYIFQHFFADSLNRQINLLLSGSNYPAINSRDVKELVVPYPEYQEQVAIASAIQSMTQEINALVQQVAKYKSLKQGMMQNLLTGKIRLI